Below is a window of Halolamina sp. CBA1230 DNA.
GATCTCAACACCTGGGACGCCTCGGCCCAGACGATCCTGCTGTTCGCGTACTTCCTCGGCGGCTCGGCTGGCTCCGCAGCAGGGTCGATCAAGATCGTGCGCTGGGTGATCGTCAAGCGGGCGACCGACCGCTCGCTGTTCGTCGCCGCCCACCCCGACGCCGTCAGGCCGGTCCGGCTGAACGACGGCGTGGTCGACGAGGAGACGATCCGGGAGGTGCTCGTGTTCGTGCTGCTGTTCCTCGCCCTGTTCGCCGTCTCGACGGTGCTGCTCTACCTCGACAGCTTCCGGACGCCCGACCTGACGCTGTCGGGGCTGGAGGCGATGAGCGTCGCCATCGCCACGCTTGGCAACGTCGGCCCGGGGTACGGTCCCGTGGGGCCGATGGACAGCTTCCTGCGGTTCTCCGACACCGCGAAGCTGTACATGACGTTCCTGATGTGGATCGGGCGGCTGGAGATCCTCTCGGTGCTGGTGCTGTTCACGCCGTCGTTCTGGCGGCGCTAGTAGCCCAGCCCGTCCAGCGTCTCCCGGATCGGATCGAGGTACTCCCCGCCGAAGTGGCGCAGATGCACGAGTAGTGGGAGCAGCTGGTAGATCGGCTGGCGCTCGGCGACCCCGTCGGGGAGCCCCGCCCGCTCGTGGTAGCGCTCGAAGAACGCGTCGCCGCCGACGCCGGTCCAGTGGACGTACGCCAGCTCCACCTCCGGATCGGCGTAGTAACAGGCGGGGTCGAGGAACGCACACACCGCCTCGCCGTCGGTGAGCAGGTTCTCGGCCCACACGTCGCCGTGGATCAGCGTCGGGTTCGGCTCGTGGTCAAGCAGCGCGGGCAGATCGTCGACGAGGGCGTCGATACGGTCGGCGCAGTCCGCCGGGAGAACCCCCTCCTCCTCAGCGTGGTAGCGCATGTAGCCGAGCCGGTGCTGGCCGAAAAAGGTCGCCCAGTCCCCGGTCCGGGGGTTCGGGAGGTCGAGCGCCCCGGTGAGCGTGTCGAACGGGAAGCCGAACGTCGGCTCCTCGTGGGTGTGCAGCGTCGCGAGTCGGTCGGCCAGATCCCGCTCGACGGCCGGCGTGACGGTCGACTCGCCCTCGACGAACGCGAGCACCAGCAGGTCCTCGGTCACGTGATGGACCTCCGGCACCGCGAGGCCGTGGTCCGCAAGGTAGCGGAGCATCCCCGCCTCGACCCGGAGATCCGTCCCGGCGGTCTTGACGGCGACCCGCCGACCGTCCGTGAGGTCGACGCGGTAGACGCTGCCGATCTCGCCGCCGCCGAGGTCGCTCGCTGTCTCGACCCGCGTGTCGGCCCACAGCTCGACCGCTGCGGTGGTTTCTGCGTCCATTCAGGCCCCCTGTCCGTTCGTCCCGGCGGCGATCGTCCCCTCGTGCTCGCTCATACACGCCACTCGTGTCGGCACTGGCTTGAAGACCCCGACGGCGATCAGAGCCCGGTCGGGTGATCCACGAACGCCGTCTCCAGCCCCCACTCCTCGACGAGTTCCTGCAACGACCGGACGCCGAACGTCTCCGTCGCGTAGTGGCCCGCCAGCACGACGTTGATCCCCGCCTCCCGCGCTTCGTGGTAGGCCTGCTGTTTCCCCTCGCCGGTGATCAGCACGTCGGCGTCGGCCGCCACGGCCTCGTCCAGCCAGTCGACGCCGCTACCCGTCAGCACCGCGACGCGCTCGATCGTCTCGGGACCGAACGCGAGCGTCTGCACGCCCTCGCCGCCCGTGTCGAGTTCGTCGGCCAGCAGCTCCGACAGCGCGCCGAGGTCGATCGACTCCGCGCGCTCGCCCAGCAGTCCCACTGTCTCCGGGCCGATCTCGCCGAACGGCTCCCGACCCGTGAGGTCGAGCAGGTCGGCGACGCCGGCGGCGTTGCCCAGCGTCGGGTGGCCGTCGAGCGGCAGGTGGGAGACGTACAGCGGGAGGTCGTTCCGGATCAGCGGTTCGATCCGGTCGTACTCGCGGCCGGTCACGCGATCCAGCCCGCCCCAGACGACCCCGTGGTGGGTGACCAGCGCGTCCGCGCCGGCGTCGAGCGCGGCGTCGATCGTCGCTTCCGCGGCGTCGACGGCGAACGCGACGCGTTCGATCTCGCCGTCGCGGCGGCCCACCTGCAGGCCGTTGGGGCTGGCGTCCACGTCGGCGTAGTCGTCGGTGCGGAGCTCCTCGTCGAGTTTGTCGAAGAAGTCGGCGCGGTCCATGCCCGGCCGGTGGGACGCGGGCGGTTTGTACCCCGCGGCTCGGCGTCGCTAGTGGTCGTGATCGTGCCCGTGCTCGTGCTCCTGGCCGCCGTCGCCGGCGATCGCGGCGCCCTCGCCGTCGATCATGTCCATGTTCTTGAGGTTGTCACGCTCCTCGAACCCCTGGACGGCGTCCATCACGTCCTGCTGGGTGAGTTCGCGCCGGCCCTCGGTGAGCGCCTGGAGCACGGCTTCGCGCAGCACCATCCGGAGGTCCGAGCCGGTGAGCCCCTCGGTCTCGTCGGCGATCTCCTCGGGGTCGAACTCGGCCATCTGCATGTCCCGGGTGATGATCCGGAGGATGTCCGCCCGCATCTGGTGGTCGGGTTTGGGGAAGTTCACGACCTCGTCGAAGCGGCGCCAGGCGGCGGCGTCGAGCTGGTCGGGGTGGTTCGTCGCGGCGACGGTCAGCACCTCGTCGCGGACCAGCGAGATGTCGTCGATGCTCTTGAGCAGCGTGTTGACGGCGCGCTTGAGCGCGGCGTGCTCGTCGGATTTCCGGGTCTTGGCGACGGAGTCGAACTCGTCGATGAACAGGATACAGGGGGAGAGCCGCTTCGCGACCTCGAACGTCTTCTCGACGTTCTTCGCGGTCTCACCCAGGTACTGGCTGGTGACCATCGACAGCTTCACCTCGACGAAGGGGAGGCCGAGCTCGTGGGCCAGCCCCCGGGAGATGGTGGTCTTCCCCGTCCCGGGCGGGCCGACGAACAGGATCTTCCCGATCTCGCTCAGCCCGATGCTGGCGAGGTAGTCGCGGTTCTCGATCGCGGTGACGATCTTCTGGACCTCGTTGCTCTGGTCCTCGGTCAACACGAGGTCGTCGAGCGTGGTCTCGATCTCCTCGGGCGCGAGGATCTGGACCAGATCGAGCATCTCCGCGTCCTCGTCCTCGTCGAAGTACTCGTCGAGCAGCGAGTCGATCCAGACGCGGTCGGCCTGGATCGGCTGGTTGTCCTCGCGGGCCTGCTCGCGGCTGACGTCGACCTCGATGTCGTCGGCGTTCTCGGCGGCGTACGCGACCGTCGGGTTGGTGGCGAGGCGGTCGTCGTCGGCGACGCGGTCGAGATACCACTCCAGCGCCATCTCCGGTTGGGTCAGCGAG
It encodes the following:
- a CDS encoding ATP-binding protein, which gives rise to MSDPAVDVVEFLLTAHTYTEEDELDEDDLPPRYRQVFWSDGSIERPLAVTQDRARTATSVDHPWDAVSDLLFTQRTEFSGEISLTQPEMALEWYLDRVADDDRLATNPTVAYAAENADDIEVDVSREQAREDNQPIQADRVWIDSLLDEYFDEDEDAEMLDLVQILAPEEIETTLDDLVLTEDQSNEVQKIVTAIENRDYLASIGLSEIGKILFVGPPGTGKTTISRGLAHELGLPFVEVKLSMVTSQYLGETAKNVEKTFEVAKRLSPCILFIDEFDSVAKTRKSDEHAALKRAVNTLLKSIDDISLVRDEVLTVAATNHPDQLDAAAWRRFDEVVNFPKPDHQMRADILRIITRDMQMAEFDPEEIADETEGLTGSDLRMVLREAVLQALTEGRRELTQQDVMDAVQGFEERDNLKNMDMIDGEGAAIAGDGGQEHEHGHDHDH
- a CDS encoding Nif3-like dinuclear metal center hexameric protein gives rise to the protein MDRADFFDKLDEELRTDDYADVDASPNGLQVGRRDGEIERVAFAVDAAEATIDAALDAGADALVTHHGVVWGGLDRVTGREYDRIEPLIRNDLPLYVSHLPLDGHPTLGNAAGVADLLDLTGREPFGEIGPETVGLLGERAESIDLGALSELLADELDTGGEGVQTLAFGPETIERVAVLTGSGVDWLDEAVAADADVLITGEGKQQAYHEAREAGINVVLAGHYATETFGVRSLQELVEEWGLETAFVDHPTGL
- a CDS encoding fructosamine kinase family protein, whose product is MDAETTAAVELWADTRVETASDLGGGEIGSVYRVDLTDGRRVAVKTAGTDLRVEAGMLRYLADHGLAVPEVHHVTEDLLVLAFVEGESTVTPAVERDLADRLATLHTHEEPTFGFPFDTLTGALDLPNPRTGDWATFFGQHRLGYMRYHAEEEGVLPADCADRIDALVDDLPALLDHEPNPTLIHGDVWAENLLTDGEAVCAFLDPACYYADPEVELAYVHWTGVGGDAFFERYHERAGLPDGVAERQPIYQLLPLLVHLRHFGGEYLDPIRETLDGLGY